From Arachis stenosperma cultivar V10309 chromosome 2, arast.V10309.gnm1.PFL2, whole genome shotgun sequence, one genomic window encodes:
- the LOC130961098 gene encoding protein virilizer homolog, which produces MGRPEPCVLFAQTFVHPQLDEYVDEVIFSEPIVITACEFLEQSASSVAQSVALVGATLPPSFAIEVFVHCEGETRFRRLCQPFLYSHSSSNVLEVEAVVTSHLVVRGSYRSLSLVIYGNTAEDLGQFNIEFGDNALTDLADSEEGKLEDLPVALHPTNFTIEDSSSLNVLSIPVPAADISVEVKLFLQLMLKILEFSELGDAGHKVVSTVVSAIASYISSDICESISGRYQTRNRPDKFEELHGVVNEARKELLEVYKVLQQKIGSESSEYSAEGNDLEMRTEISDSKVLVDMFNHYFQFKRQSLLTGDHFVSRSEHTLLGLSMAHLLCSGRESCFHFVNSGGMEQLAKFFSKDGQTSTTIMLLLLGVVERATRFSVGCEGFLGWWPREDENIPSGTSEGYSQLLKLILSKPRHDVASLATYLLHRLRFYEVTSRYESAVLSVLENISTAGRVTDVTLNMLTSAEIFLRKLLKLINSRGPIEDPSPLACASRSMISGQTDGLLSYKTTSALINSSSCCFADWDIDSHLLGLLKERGFVSLSTALLSSSVLRTEKGHVMEIFMDVTSSVEAVILSLLFCRSGLIYLLQDPELSSTLIHALRGGHRGNKEDCVPLRYASVLISKGFFCSPLEIGMIVGMHLKVVKAIDSLLSSNPQSEEFLWVVWELSALSRSDCGRQALLALANFPEAISLLIEALSSVKETESVVKNSGSSPVNLTLIHSAAEIIEVIVTDSTASSLGSWIGHAMELHRALHSSSPGSNRKDAPSRLVEWIDAGVVYHKHGGIGLLRYAAVLASGGDAQLTSTSILVSDLTDVENVVGESSIGSEINVMENLGKFISEKSFDGVTLRDSSLAQLTTALRILSSISENPTVAATLYDEGAVIVIFAILVNCRFMLERSSNSYDYLVDEGTECNATSDLLLERNRELSIVDLLVPSLMLLIELLQKLQEAKEQHRNTKLMNALLRLHREISPKLAACAADLSSPYPNYAIGYGAVCHLIVSTLAFWPVYGWSPGLFHTLLTSVQASSVLTLGPKETCSLLYLLSDLFPEENMWLWTSGMPLLSARRMLSVGTLFGSQKERHVNWYLEPAHLEKLVCQFGHHIDEIAEIIQHYAVSALVVIQDLLRVFVTRIACQNPDYASRLIRPVLSSINHHISESSSPSDTDAFKVLRLLDFLVSLLEHPFGKGLLLREGTLQIITKVLERCFVSVDADIRQTLDSSSAKCNFNSFSCCFPVFKFIMLLFHSEAPRHHPRRHDIKSCGKLSDVDCALILRYLLKGCEVLPVGKELLACLTAFKELASCTQGQMAIGASLSGIHSQAHELESRNDDDVVNCNDHSVAEWKKRPPLLSCWMKLLRSINTKDDLSTGAVDAVYMLSLGSLQFCIEGDSLNAERVAVLKYLYGLSDDMTRSADFPEENINYILEFGTLLSSKVAMDDGLVTPHLQIPLYQVSELVKSLSSVLQRSASSMVVDELVLPQNDALSFAETRQMLENSVEMIDDHLYNGGLGDKFLWECPETLPDRLTQTNLATKRKLPSMDGPVRRARGESFQADNSSQSTFSRGVSQSNVPSGPTRRDAFRQRKPNTSRPPSMHVDDYVARERNVDGVTNVIAVPRAGSTGGRPPSIHVDEFMARQRERQNPSAAVVGEAVGHLKNASPVKPADGEKLNKSKQLKTDLNDDLQELDIVFEVEESEHDDKLPFPQPDDDLPQAAPVIVEQSSPHSIVEETERDAVDSSQFSRMGTPLGSNVDENGQSEFSSKMSVSRPDILARESSVSSDRKYVEQADDLKNVVPAKTSGGYDSSMAHSSGFPGSLYNNPSISPLQLPADSRMASQNFFMKNSPQHGGNASVSQGLYDQRFLPNQPPLPPMPPPPTISPVISHAPDSVPGQSSPFVNSPAGTQRPVAFQVQTDYSSPFNNGSTSTSTGPSVPIPDMKYSRTSVSSPGGPNRLAPPLPPTPPPFASSPYNLPSVKTSSAYGQTSIGTAELPQASNAPLGARSSPYPPNPMMLPLGFNRPASMPLNPYGNSPSHQQSENQPSILQSVSVPAASFSSMHAVTQLQPLQPPQLPRPPQPPQQLLRPPVQALQQLEQGMPMPTNVQMHQLQMLQQSQVSSIQTYYQTQHQEFPHAPQQQHQPAEFTQQRDAQAQQQSDPGMSLHEYFKSPEAIQSLLSDRDKLCQLLEQHPKLMQMLQERLGQL; this is translated from the exons ATGGGTCGACCCGAACCATGCGTCCTCTTCGCTCAGACCTTCGTTCACCCTCAGCTCGATGAGTACGTCGACGAG GTGATTTTCTCAGAGCCCATTGTCATCACTGCTTGTGAGTTCCTAGAACAGAGTGCTTCATCAGTTGCTCAATCAGTAGCACTTGTTGG AGCCACTTTACCTCCATCGTTTGCGATAGAGGTGTTTGTTCACTGTGAGGGAGAGACAAGGTTCAGAAGACTTTGTCAGCCTTTTCTCTATTCACACTCTTCATCAAATGTGTTGGAAGTAGAG GCTGTTGTTACTAGTCATCTAGTTGTTAGGGGTAGCTACCGCAGTTTGAGCTTGGTTATATATGGTAACACAGCTGAGGACCTGGGCCAGTTTAACATTGAGTTTGGTGACAATGCATTGACTGATCTGGCTGATTCTGAGGAGGGAAAGCTTGAAGACCTTCCAGTTGCATTACATCCTACTAATTTTACTATTGAAGATTCAAGTTCTTTGAATGTATTGTCCATCCCAGTTCCCGCAGCAGATATTTCTGTTGAAGTCAAACTGTTTCTACAGTTGATGTTAAAGATTTTAGAGTTTTCTGAGCTTGGGGATGCTGGACATAAGGTTGTAAGTACTGTAGTATCAGCAATCGCTTCTTACATTTCTAGTGACATATGTGAATCAATCAGTGGGAGATATCAGACACGAAATAGACCTGATAAGTTTGAAGAGTTGCACGGTGTTGTCAATGAGGCAAGAAAAGAACTTCTTGAGGTTTATAAGGTTCTTCAGCAAAAAATAGGGAGTGAATCTTCCGAATATTCAGCAGAGGGCAATGACCTTGAAATGAGAACTGAAATTTCGGATTCCAAAGTGTTGGTAGATATGTTTAATCATTACTTTCAGTTTAAAAGGCAATCTTTGCTTACGGGAGATCACTTTGTATCTCGG AGTGAGCATACCCTGTTAGGATTGAGCATGGCTCATTTGCTATGCTCTGGTAGGGAGAGCTGCTTTCATTTTGTTAATAGTGGGGGAATGGAGCAGCTTGCAAAATTTTTCTCTAAGGATGGGCAAACCTCTACTACTATCATGCTCCTGCTTCTTGGTGTTGTGGAGCGGGCCACTAGGTTTTCAGTTGGATGTGAAGGTTTCTTAGGTTGGTGGCCTCGGGAAGATGAAAATATTCCGTCTGGAACCAGTGAAGGTTATAGCCAATTGTTGAAGTTGATACTTTCGAAACCTCGTCATGATGTTGCTTCTCTTGCGACCTATTTGCTTCATCGCTTACGCTTTTATGAAGTTACTTCAAGATATGAG TCTGCAGTTCTGTCTGTGCTGGAAAACATCAGTACGGCTGGTAGGGTTACAGATGTTACATTGAATATGCTCACCTCTGCTGAAATTTTCCTCAGAAAGCTCCTG AAATTGATAAATTCACGTGGTCCAATTGAAGATCCTTCTCCACTGGCCTGTGCAAGCAGATCAATGATTTCTGGTCAAACAGATGGATTACTATCATATAAAACAACTTCTGCCTTGATCAACTCTTCAAGTTGTTGCTTTGCAGATTGGGATATTGACTCGCATTTATTGGGACTTTTGAAG GAGCGGGGTTTTGTTTCTTTATCAACTGCACTGTTGTCATCATCTGTATTGCGCACAGAAAAGGGACATGTCATGGAAATATTCATGGATGTTACCTCTTCAGTTGAGGCTGTGATACTTTCATTACTTTTTTGCCGTTCAG GCTTGATATATCTATTACAGGATCCTGAACTTTCTAGTACTTTAATCCATGCCCTCAGGGGTGGTCATCGTGGCAACAAGGAAGATTGCGTTCCTCTTCGATATGCTTCCGTTTTGATTTCAAAGGGTTTCTTTTGTAGTCCACTGGAGATAGGAATGATAGTGGGGATGCATTTAAAAGTG GTTAAAGCCATTGATTCTTTGCTTTCTTCAAATCCTCAGTCAGAAGAGTTCTTATGGGTTGTGTGGGAACTCTCTGCTCTGTCAAG GTCTGATTGTGGACGGCAGGCTTTGTTGGCTTTGGCAAATTTCCCTGAG GCTATTTCTTTGTTGATTGAAGCACTGAGTTCTGTAAAGGAAACTGAATCTGTTGTGAAAAACAGTG GATCATCGCCAGTAAATCTGACATTAATTCACTCAGCTGCGGAGATTATTGAAGTCATTGTTACAGATTCTACAGCATCATCTTTAGGTTCTTGGATTGGACATGCCATGGAGCTTCATAGGGCTTTGCATTCCTCCTCTCCAGGGTCCAACAGAAAAGATGCTCCCTCACGGCTAGTGGAATGGATAGATGCTGGTGTAGTATACCATAAACATGGGGGTATTGGTCTCCTACGCTATGCTGCTGTATTGGCTTCTGGAGGGGATGCCCAGTTAACTTCAACTAGCATCCTAGTATCAGATCTAACTGATGTTGAAAATGTTGTTGGAGAGTCTTCCATTGGCTCTGAGATTAATGTTATGGAGAATCTGGGGAAGTTTATATCTGAAAAGTCTTTTGACGGTGTTACTCTTCGAGATTCTTCGTTGGCGCAATTGACAACGGCACTCAGGATTTTATCTTCCATTTCTGAGAACCCT ACTGTTGCTGCAACTCTCTATGATGAAGGTGCTGTAATAGTTATCTTTGCTATTTTAGTGAACTGCAGATTCATGCTGGAGAGATCCTCAAACAGTTATG ATTACCTTGTAGATGAGGGTACAGAATGCAATGCTACATCTGATTTACTATTGGAACGTAATCGTGAGCTTAGCATAGTTGATCTTTTGGTTCCTTCTCTGATGCTACTGATCGAACTCCTACAGAAATTACAG GAAGCAAAGGAGCAGCACCGTAATACAAAACTAATGAATGCTCTTTTACGATTACACAGAGAAATCAG CCCCAAGCTAGCTGCTTGTGCAGCAGACTTGTCATCTCCATATCCTAATTATGCTATTGGTTATGGAGCTGTCTGTCATCTTATTGtgtctacccttgccttttggccGGTATATGGATGGAGTCCAGGTCTTTTTCACACCCTTCTCACGAGCGTCCAAGCTAGTTCAGTGTTGACTCTTGGTCCAAAGGAAACATGTAGTTTGCTCTATCTTTTG AGTGATTTATTCCCTGAGGAGAATATGTGGCTTTGGACTAGTGGAATGCCTTTGTTGAGTGCACGAAGAATGTTGTCTGTTGGAACCCTATTTGGGTCCCAGAAGGAGAGACATGTCAACTGGTATCTGGAACCTGCACACCTTGAGAAGCTGGTTTGCCAATTTGGACATCACATTGATGAAATTGCTGAGATTATACAGCATTATGCTGTTTCT GCATTAGTGGTCATTCAAGATCTATTGCGCGTCTTTGTAACTCGCATTGCATGCCAAAATCCAGATTATGCGTCTCGGCTCATACGCCCAGTATTGTCATCAATTAATCACCATATTTCCGAATCATCCTCTCCATCTGATACCGATGCATTTAAG GTTTTGAGGCTCCTTGATTTTCTTGTCAGTCTATTGGAGCATCCATTTGGCAAG GGCCTATTATTGAGGGAGGGCACCCTTCAGATTATAACCAAAGTATTGGAGAGATGTTTTGTTAGTGTTGATGCTGATATAAGGCAGACTCTGGATAGTAGTTCTGCAAAGTGCAATTTTAATTCGTTTAGTTGTTGTTTCCCAGTATTCAAGTTTATTATGCTTCTTTTTCATTCTGAAGCTCCTCGTCATCACCCCCGAAGGCATGACAT TAAAAGTTGTGGAAAATTGAGCGATGTTGATTGTGCCTTGATATTACGTTACCTTTTGAAGGGCTGTGAG GTCCTGCCTGTTGGAAAAGAGTTACTGGCTTGTCTTACAGCTTTCAAAGAATTAGCTTCTTGTACTCAAGGTCAAATGGCAATTGGAGCTTCTCTTTCTGGCATCCACTCTCAAGCTCATGAACTTGAATCGcgcaatgatgatgatgttgtgAATTGTAATGATCATAGTGTTGCAGAATGGAAAAAACGCCCCCCATTACTAAGCTGTTGGATGAAGTTGTTGAGATCAATCAACACAAAGGATGATTTGTCAACTGGTGCTGTTGATGCTGTTTATATGCTATCTCTTGGGTCTCTGCAGTTTTGCATTGAAGGAGACAG TTTGAATGCGGAGAGAGTTGCCGTGTTGAAGTACCTCTATGGGCTTTCTGATGATATGACAAGATCAGCCGATTTTCCTGAAGAAAATATTAATTACATTCTTGAATTTGGTACTTTGTTAAGTTCGAAGGTTGCTATGGATGATGGTTTAGTTACGCCTCACTTGCAAATTCCACTCTATCAG GTTTCCGAGCTGGTTAAGTCATTGTCATCAGTATTGCAAAGATCAGCAAGTTCCATGGTGGTGGATGAACTTGTTTTGCCCCAAAATGATGCTTTAAGTTTTGCAGAGACACGTCAAATGCTAGAGAACAGTGTTGAAATGATTGATGATCATCTATACAATGGAGGACTTGGGGACAAATTCCTCTGGGAATGTCCGGAAACATTACCTGATAGATTAACGCAGACAAACCTTGCAACTAAAAGGAAACTCCCATCCATGGATGGGCCAGTCAGGCGTGCCAGAGGAGAAAGTTTCCAGGCTGATAACTCTTCTCAAAGTACATTTTCACGTGGTGTATCACAGTCTAATGTTCCTTCAGGTCCTACACGTAGGGATGCCTTCCGACAGCGCAAGCCGAATACCAGTAGACCCCCATCTATGCATGTGGATGACTACGTGGCCAGAGAGAGGAATGTTGATGGGGTTACTAATGTAATAGCGGTGCCACGAGCAGGATCAACTGGCGGAAGGCCTCCATCAATTCATGTAGATGAATTCATGGCAAGGCAAAGGGAACGCCAAAACCCTTCTGCAGCAGTAGTGGGAGAGGCTGTGGGACATCTGAAAAATGCATCTCCTGTTAAACCTGCAGATGGGGAAAAGTTAAACAAATCCAAGCAATTAAAGACTGATCTTAACGATGATCTTCAAGAGCTTGATATAGTTTTTGAGGTGGAGGAATCCGAGCATGACGACAAATTGCCATTCCCTCAACCTGATGACGACTTACCACAGGCTGCCCCTGTTATTGTTGAGCAGAGTTCTCCTCACTCGATCGTTGAAGAGACAGAAAGGGACGCTGTTGATAGTAGTCAATTTTCTCGTATGGGTACCCCGTTAGGATCTAATGTGGATGAAAATGGCCAAAGTGAATTTTCTTCAAAGATGTCTGTTTCTCGTCCTGATATTTTAGCTCGTGAATCTAGTGTTTCTTCAGACAGGAAGTATGTTGAGCAGGCCgacgacctaaagaatgttgTTCCAGCCAAGACATCTGGCGGATATGATTCTTCAATGGCACACAGTTCTGGTTTTCCGGGGTCACTTTATAATAATCCATCCATATCACCTCTGCAATTACCAGCCGATTCAAGGATGGCTTCCCAGAATTTCTTCATGAAGAACAGCCCACAACATGGCGGTAATGCTTCAGTTTCTCAAGGACTGTATGATCAGAGGTTTTTGCCTAACCAACCACCTCTACCACCCATGCCACCGCCACCAACAATCTCGCCCGTTATATCACATGCTCCAGATTCTGTTCCTGGACAGTCGTCCCCATTTGTTAATTCTCCAGCAGGCACACAGCGTCCAGTGGCATTCCAA GTTCAGACGGATTATTCATCTCCATTCAACAATGGTTCAACTTCAACATCAACAGGACCTTCTGTTCCGATACCAGATATGAAGTATTCCAGGACTTCTGTTTCTTCTCCTGGAGGACCTAATCGACTCGCTCCCCCACTTCCGCCCACACCCCCTCCTTTTGCATCTAGCCCATATAATTTACCATCCGTTAAAACCTCCTCCGCATATGGTCAGACAAGTATTGGTACCGCGGAACTTCCCCAGGCCTCCAATGCACCTTTGGGTGCCAGATCGTCGCCCTATCCACCAAACCCTATGATGCTGCCTTTGGGATTCAATAGGCCAGCTTCTATGCCATTAAACCCTTATGGTAACAGCCCAAGTCATCAACAGAGTGAGAACCAGCCAAGCATCTTGCAAAGCGTCTCTGTTCCTGCAGCTTCCTTTTCATCAATGCATGCTGTTACTCAATTGCAGCCGTTGCAGCCTCCTCAGCTTCCACGGCCTCCACAACCACCTCAGCAACTCCTTAGGCCACCTGTTCAAGCTTTACAGCAGTTGGAGCAAGGGATGCCAATGCCAACCAATGTTCAAATGCATCAATTACAGATGCTGCAGCAGTCTCAGGTTTCGTCGATACAGACTTATTATCAAACCCAGCACCAAGAGTTTCCACATGCACCACAGCAGCAGCATCAGCCAGCCGAATTTACTCAACAACGCGATGCTCAAGCACAGCAGCAGTCAGATCCTGGAATGTCATTACACGAGTATTTCAAATCGCCGGAAGCAATTCAG TCTTTGTTGAGTGACCGCGACAAACTTTGCCAACTTTTGGAGCAGCATCCGAAGTTAATGCAGATGCTACAG GAAAGACTGGGCCAGCTGTAG